One window of Ziziphus jujuba cultivar Dongzao chromosome 5, ASM3175591v1 genomic DNA carries:
- the LOC107419835 gene encoding BTB/POZ domain-containing protein At2g30600, whose amino-acid sequence MEKKEKKFLTVAPFECAWRNDLKFREAGRGCVAFEASAHNDVTLVFRENVGSQHYHYKRDSTPHYTVILGSHRNRRLKIEVCGKTVVDVEGVGLCCSSAFQSYWISIYDGLISVGKGRYPFQNLVFQWLDSNPNCSVRYIGLSSWDKHVGYRNVCVLPLMHNHISLWKHVDFGKYANEEDGKEDMGNECIGYEKWGLENFLESWDLSDVLFVVGSEERLVPAHKIILAASGNFPLSSSDVLELKGVTYPVIHALLEYIYTGRTQISESQLSSLRTLGLQFEVMPLVKHCDEAMDRFKLNKKLFDSGKGVELEYPTTPTHHCRAFPFGLPVDMQRLKHLHLSGDYSDVNMCIEGSNGLVFRPHKIILSLWSVPFAKMFTNGMCETNSSEVLLRDVSSEAFKGMLEFMYGGELNLEVTMGSGALLLQLLLLADQFGVTLLHQECCKILLECLSEDSVCPILQVVSSIPSCKFIEETCERKFSMHFDYCTTASIDFVLLDGTIFSNIIQHPDLTVTSEEKVLNAILMWGMKSEDLYGWEVVDELMIYSSPEHLFRERLQPVHDLLQFVRFPTLPCSLLKKLEMSNIIRKIPTFNSLVKEAINYNKQGFTRPEFEKNVRFQHRRSSYKELQYIRDGDSNGVLYFAGTSYGEHQWVNPVLAKTITITTSSPPSRFTDPKVLASRTYQGTSFAGPRMEDGHNSSWWMVDLGKDHQLMCHYYTLRQDGSRSYIRYWNLQGSLDGKTWMNLRVHENDQTVCKPGQFASWPIIGPNALLPFRFFRVVLTGPTTDVSNPWNFCICLLELYGYFH is encoded by the exons atggaaaagaaagagaaaaagttcCTTACAGTAGCACCCTTTGAGTGTGCTTGGCGAAATGATTTGAAATTCCGGGAAGCAGGCAGGGGATGTGTGGCTTTCGAAGCTTCTGCTCACAATGATGTCACTCTGGTATTCAGGGAGAATGTGGGAAGCCAGCATTACCATTACAAAAGAGATAGTACTCCTCACTATACTGTCATACTGGGTAGTCATAGGAATCGACGGTTGAAAATTGAAGTATGTGGGAAAACGGTTGTGGATGTGGAGGGTGTTGGTCTTTGTTGCTCTTCGGCGTTTCAGAGCTATTGGATCAGCATCTATGATGGATTAATTAGTGTTGGTAAGGGAAGATACCCTTTTCAGAATCTTGTCTTCCAATGGCTAGATTCAAATCCAAATTGCAGTGTTCGTTATATTGGGCTTAGTAGCTGGGATAAACATGTAGGATATAGGAATGTCTGTGTCCTGCCATTAATGCACAATCACATTTCCCTGTGGAAACATGTGGACTTTGGTAAATATGCTAATGAGGAGGATGGCAAAGAGGACATGGGAAATGAATGCATAGGTTATGAGAAATGGGGCCTTGAAAATTTTTTAGAGAGTTGGGACTTATCTGATGTCCTTTTTGTGGTGGGTTCGGAGGAAAGACTTGTACCTGCTCACAAGATTATCCTGGCAGCATCTGGTAATTTTCCTTTGAGTTCATCGGATGTTCTAGAGCTAAAGGGGGTAACTTATCCAGTTATTCATGCTCTCCTTGAATATATTTACACTGGTCGAACCCAG ATTTCAGAGTCACAACTTAGTTCCTTGAGGACTCTGGGCTTACAATTTGAAGTGATGCCACTGGTGAAGCATTGTGATGAAGCTATGGATCGGTTTAAGCTAAATAAGAAGTTGTTTGACTCGGGTAAGGGTGTGGAATTGGAATATCCTACCACTCCAACCCATCATTGTAGAGCCTTCCCCTTTGGACTTCCTGTCGATATGCAGAGGCTCAAACACCTGCATTTAAGTGGAGATTACAGCGATGTGAACATGTGTATTGAGGGTAGTAACGGCCTCGTTTTCCGGCCACATAAAATTATTCTCAGTTTGTGGAGTGTTCCTTTTGCAAAG ATGTTCACAAATGGAATGTGTGAAACCAATTCCTCGGAGGTTCTTTTAAGAGATGTCTCATCAGAAGCATTCAAGGGTATGCTTGAATTTATGTACGGTGGGGAACTAAATCTTGAAGTTACAATGGGTTCTGGTGCTCTGTTACTGCAACTTTTGTTATTGGCTGATCAATTTGGAGTCACTCTCCTTCATCAAGAATGTTGCAAAATACTTTTAGAATGCCTCTCAGAG GACTCAGTATGTCCAATCCTCCAAGTGGTTTCGTCAATTCCATCATGTAAATTTATTGAAGAAACATGTGAGAGGAAATTTTCAATGCACTTCGACTATTGTACAACAGCAAGCATCGACTTTGTTTTGTTAGATGGGACAATTTTTAGCAATATTATTCAG CATCCAGATTTGACTGTAACATCTGAAGAAAAAGTTCTTAATGCTATCTTAATGTGGGGTATGAAATCTGAGGACTTGTATGGGTGGGAGGTCGTGGATGAGCTGATGATATATTCCAGCCCTGAACACCTCTTCCGGGAGAGGCTGCAGCCAGTTCATGACTTGTTACAATTTGTGCGATTTCCAACACTGCCCTGTTCCTTGCTTAAGAAG TTGGAGATGAGCAATATTATTAGGAAGATTCCTACTTTTAATAGTCTT GTGAAGGAGGCCATCAACTATAACAAACAAGGATTTACAAGGCcagaatttgagaaaaa TGTAAGATTTCAACATAGGAGATCTAGTTATAAGGAGCTTCAGTACATACGGGATGGAGATAGCAATGGAGTTCTCTACTTTGCAGGCACATCATATGGGGAACATCAGTGGGTCAATCCTGTTCTGGCTAAG ACAATCACCATAACAACTAGCAGTCCTCCTTCAAGATTCACTGACCCCAAGGTGTTGGCCTCCAGAACATACCAG GGAACATCATTTGCTGGACCTCGCATGGAAGATggacacaatagttcttggtGGATGGTTGACTTGGGCAAAGATCATCAG CTTATGTGCCACTACTACACCTTGCGGCAGGATGGATCCCGTTCCTACATCAGATATTGGAATCTACAG GGATCTCTGGATGGGAAAACATGGATGAATTTGAGAGTACATGAGAATGACCAAACAGTGTGCAAGCCTGGGCAGTTTGCATCATGGCCAATAATTGGACCCAACGCACTTCTTCCGTTTAGATTCTTTAGGGTTGTTCTAACTGGTCCTACAACAGATGTTTCTAACCCCTGGAACTTCTGCATTTGCCTTTTGGAACTCTATGGCTATTTCCACTAG